From Salinicola endophyticus:
CTTCTACACCTTCATCGGCGCCGGTGGGGCGCGTTTCGTCTGCTCGTGGAACACCACCACCGAGCTGCTCGACGATCTGCTCACCGACGCCCGTGCGGCGCTGGACCACGCCGCCCGCTGACCCGCCGCGGGGCTTCCCGCTATCGCCGCAGGCGCTTTTCGGGCCGCCGGCAACGCCTTCCGTTCGCGCCAGATGTGTGATTTCTCAGCGGTTTCAAACGCTTGCCCCGACTTTGGTCGGGGCCTTGGTTTTTTCCGCGCAAATTGCCGTGCATCGAACCCTGATCGTGGTAGCGTGTTCTAAAGCGAGCTTGTCGACGCTGCGTCGCTATGACTCGACCATTGGGTCTACCCGGCGCTCCGTGCATCTGTCTATGCTGATAGTCAGCTAGCCCGGCTGACAGGGTGAGTGCCCTGAGCGGTTGGGGGTAACGACCAGGAGGCTTCCATGAGTATCTTCGATCACGTCCAGAGCCGTTACGAGCGGGTTCAGAAGGAAGAGATGAGCCTTGAGGAGTATCTCGAACTGTGTCGAAAGGAGCCCAGTGTCTACGCCAGCGCCGCCGAACGCCTGCTTTCCGCCATCGGTGAACCGCAGACCATCGATACGGCCAAGGACCCCCGCCTGTCGCGGATCTTCTCCAACAAGGTGATCCGCCGTTACCCCGCCTTCGCCGAGTTCTACGGCATGGAGGAGGCGATCGAGCAGATCGTCGCCTACTTCCGCCATGCCGCCCAGGGGCTCGAGGAGCGCAAGCAGATCCTCTACCTGCTGGGCCCGGTAGGTGGCGGCAAGTCGTCGCTGGCCGAGCGCCTGAAGCTTTTGATGGAGCGCGTGCCGTTCTACGCGATCAAGGACTCGCCGGTCTACGAATCACCACTGGGGCTGTTCTCGCCGGAGGAGGATGGCGAGCTGCTCTCCCAGGAGTACGGTATCCCCACGCGTCACCTGCACGGCCCGATGTCGCCGTGGGCGGCCAAGCGGCTCAAGGAGTTCGGCGGCGACCTGTCGAAGTTCCGCGTGGTCAAGCTCTACCCGTCGCGGCTCAACCAGATTGCGCTGTCCAAGACCGAGCCCGGTGACGAGAACAACCAGGACATCTCCTCGCTGGTGGGCAAGGTCGATATCCGCCAGCTCGAGCTCTACTCCCAGGACGACCCCGACGCCTACAGCTTCTCCGGTGGCCTGTGCCGGGCCAACCAGGGGCTGATGGAGTTCGTCGAGATGTTCAAGGCGCCGATCAAGGTGCTGCACCCGCTGCTGACTGCGACCCAGGAGGGCAACTACAACCCCACCGAGGGCATGGGGGCGATTCCCTTCGACGGCATCATCATGGCTCACTCCAACGAGAGCGAGTGGCAGCAGTTCCGCAACAACCGCAACAACGAGGCGTTCCTCGACCGCGTCTATATCGTCAAGGTGCCTTACTGCCTGCGGGTCTCCGAAGAGATCAAGATCTATCAGAAGCTGCTCGAGCACTCCTCGCTCGACGCCGCGCCCTGTGCCCCCGACACCCTGCGCATGCTGGCGCAGTTCTCGGTGCTCTCGCGGCTCAAGGAGCCGGAGAACTCGAGCATCTACTCCAAGATGCGTATCTACGACGGCGAGAATCTCAAGGATACCGATCCCAAGGCCAAGTCGATCCAGGAGTACCGCGACGCCGCCGGGGTCGACGAGGGCATGACCGGGCTCTCCACCCGCTTCGCTTTCAAGATTCTTTCCAAGGTGTTCAACTTCGACACCCAGGAGATCGCCGCCAACCCGGTGCATCTGCTATACGTGCTGGAGCAGGCGCTGGAGCGCGAGCAGCTGCCCAAGGAGACCCATGAGCGCTATCTGCGCTTCATCAAGGAGTACCTGGCGCCGCGCTACGTCGACTTCATCGGCAAGGAGATCCAGACCGCCTATCTGGAGTCCTACACCGAGTACGGCCAGAACATCTTCGACCGCTACGTCACCTACGCCGACTTCTGGATCCAGGATCAGGAGTACCGCGATCCGGAAACCGGCGAGCTGTTCGATCGTCAGGCACTCAACGAGGACCTGGAGAAGATCGAGAAGCCGGCGGGGATCTCCAATCCCAAGGATTTCCGCCACGAGGTGGTCAACTTCGTGCTGCGGGCGCGGGCCCACAACAACGGCATGAACCCCAACTGGCAGTCCTACGAGAAGCTCAAGGGGGTGATCGAGCACAAGATGTTCGCCAACACCGAGGAGCTCCTGCCGGTGATCTCGTTCAACGCCAAGGCCTCGGCCTCCGACCAGCGCAAGCACGAGGATTTCGTCGACCGCATGGTCACGCGGGGCTATACCGAGAAGCAGGTGCGGCTGCTCTCCGAGTGGTATCTGCGCGTGCGCAAGTCGCAGTAGGTCGACCGCGGCAGACGCCGAGGTCAGCGGGCGCGCGGGGCGGGTCGCCGCGCGCCTTACGGGCGGCGGCCGGCCACCGCGGGCCGCCGCCGCAGCCAGTCTGCGGGAGGTGCCATGAGCTATTTCATCGACCGGCGGCCCAATGCGCGCAACAAGAGCGCGGTCAACCGCCAGCGGTTTCTCAAGCGCTACCGGGCGCACATCAAGCGCGCGGTGGAGGAGTCGGTCAACCGGCGCTCGATCACCGACATGGAGCGCGGCGAGAAGGTCTCGATCCCCTCACGCGATATCTCCGAACCCTCGTTCCAGCACGGCCCCGGGGGCCGGCGTACCATCGTCAGCCCCGGCAACAAGCAGTTCGCCGAGGGCGATCGCCTGCGTCGGCCGAGCGGCGGTGCTGGCGGTGGCGGTAGCGGTGAGGGCCAGGCCTCGAACCAGGGCGAGGGGGTCGACGAGTTCGTGTTCACCCTGTCGCGGGAGGAGTTTCTCGACTTCGTCTTCGACGGTCTGGCACTGCCGCATCTCGAGCGCAAGCAGCTGCGCGTGCTCGAGGAGACGCGCCCGGTGCGCGCGGGTATCTCACGGGAAGGGGTACCGGCGCGAATCAACATCGTGCGCTCGATGCGCGAGGCCCAGGCCCGGCGCATCGGCATGCGCGCACCGCTGAAACGCGCCCTGCGCGAGGCCCAGGAGGCGCTGGCGGAGGAGGAGCGTCAGGACCCGGTGCTGCGCAATCCGGCGCGGATCGACGAGCTCAAGTCGGAGATCGAGCGGCTCGAGAAGCGCATCTCATCGATCCCGTTTCTCGATACCTATGATCTGCGCTACAACCACCTCACCCGCCAGCCGATGCCCTCCAATCAGGCGGTGATGTTCTGCGTGATGGACGTCTCCGGCTCGATGACTCAGGCGCACAAGGACATCGGCAAGCGCTTCTTCCTGCTGCTCTATCTGTTCCTCGAGCGCAATTACGAGAAGGTCGAGCTGGTCTTCGTGCGCCACCACACCGTGGCCAAGGAGGTCGACGAGGAGGAGTTCTTCTACTCGCGCGAGACCGGCGGCACCATCGTCTCCAGCGCCCTGACCCTGGTCGATCGCATCATCGAGGCGCGCTACTCGCCGGAGCAGTGGAACCTCTATGTCGCCCAGGCCAGCGACGGCGACAACTGGGACGACGACTCCGCGACCTGCCTCAAGCTGCTCGACGAGTCGCTGATGGCCAAGCTGCAGTATTTCACCTACGTCGAGATCACGCCCCACGCCCATCAGGCGCTGTGGGACGCCTACGCCACGATCAAGACAGCCTATCCCGAGCGCTTCGCGATGGAGCAGATCGTGCAGGCGGAGGACATCTATCCGGTCTTCCGCGAACTCTTCCGTCAGCGTACCGAAAGCTGAGGTCGGTATGGCCACCGAGGAGACATCGATGACGCGACGCAAGCCCATTGCCACCGGTTCGGACTGGAACTTCGAGACCCTCGAGCGCTACGAGCAGGCGATCGCCGAGCTGGCGCGGGAGTACCGTCTCGACACCTACCCCAATCAGATCGAGATCATCACCTCCGAGCAGATGATGGACGCCTACGCCAGCGTGGGCATGCCCGTGGGCTATCACCACTGGTCGTTCGGCAAGCAGTTCCTGTCGGTGGAGCAGGCCTATCGGCGCGGTCAGATGGGGCTGGCCTACGAGCTGGTGATCAACTCCGACCCCTGCATCGCCTATCTGATGGAGGAGAACTCGCTGATGATGCAGGTGCTGGTGATCGCCCACGCCTGCTACGGCCACAACTCCTTCTTCAAGGGCAACTACCTGTTCCAGACCTGGACCGATGCCTCGGCGATCGTCGACTACCTGGTGTTCGCGCGCAAGTACGTGGCCCAGTGCGAGGAGCGCCACGGGGTCGAGGCGGTGGAGCAGCTGCTCGACGCCTGCCACGCGCTGCAGAACTACGGGGTCGACCGCTACAAGCGCCCGTCGCCGATCTCCGCCGAGGCCGAGGCGCGGCGTCAGGAGGAGCGCGAGGCTTACCTGCAGACCCAGGTCAACACCCTGTGGAGCACCATCCCGGAGCGCGCCGCGCCGCTCGCCGACCACCTCTTGCCGGACAGCGAGAACGATCCGCTCGGCCTGCATCGCCATGGCCGCTACCCCAGCGAGCCGCAGGAGAACCTGCTCTACTTCCTGGAAAAGAATGCTCCGCTGCTCGAACCGTGGCAGCGCGAGATCGTGCGCATCGTGCGCAAGCTCGCCCAGTACTTCTATCCCCAGCGCCAGACCCAGGTGATGAACGAGGGCTGGGCCACCTTCTGGCACTACACGCTGATGAACCGGCTCTACGACGACGGCCTGATCGACGAGGGGCTGATGCTCGAGTTCTTGCAGTCGCATACCTCGGTGGTCAGCCAGCCGGACTACGACAGCCCCTATTTCGGTGGGATCAACCCCTACGCTCTGGGGTTCGCCATGTTCAGCGACATCCAGCGCATCTGCCAGGCGCCGACCCACGAGGATCGCGAGTGGTTCCCCGATATCGCCGGCAGCGATTGGCTCGATACGCTGCACTTCGCCATGCACAACTTCAAGGACGAGTCGTTCATCCAGCAGTTCCTGTCGCCCAAGGTGATCCGCGATCTCAAGCTTTTCAGCCTGGTCGACGACGACCGCGACGACAGCCTGCAGATCGAGGCGATCCACGATGATCGCGGCTATCGCCGGATTCGCGAAGCGCTCAGCGTGCAGTACGCGCTCTCGGCGCGGGAGCCCAATATCCAGGTGTGGGAGGCGGATATTCGCGGTGACCGCTCGCTGACCCTGCGCCACGTGCAGGATCGGCGCCGGCCGCT
This genomic window contains:
- a CDS encoding PrkA family serine protein kinase produces the protein MSIFDHVQSRYERVQKEEMSLEEYLELCRKEPSVYASAAERLLSAIGEPQTIDTAKDPRLSRIFSNKVIRRYPAFAEFYGMEEAIEQIVAYFRHAAQGLEERKQILYLLGPVGGGKSSLAERLKLLMERVPFYAIKDSPVYESPLGLFSPEEDGELLSQEYGIPTRHLHGPMSPWAAKRLKEFGGDLSKFRVVKLYPSRLNQIALSKTEPGDENNQDISSLVGKVDIRQLELYSQDDPDAYSFSGGLCRANQGLMEFVEMFKAPIKVLHPLLTATQEGNYNPTEGMGAIPFDGIIMAHSNESEWQQFRNNRNNEAFLDRVYIVKVPYCLRVSEEIKIYQKLLEHSSLDAAPCAPDTLRMLAQFSVLSRLKEPENSSIYSKMRIYDGENLKDTDPKAKSIQEYRDAAGVDEGMTGLSTRFAFKILSKVFNFDTQEIAANPVHLLYVLEQALEREQLPKETHERYLRFIKEYLAPRYVDFIGKEIQTAYLESYTEYGQNIFDRYVTYADFWIQDQEYRDPETGELFDRQALNEDLEKIEKPAGISNPKDFRHEVVNFVLRARAHNNGMNPNWQSYEKLKGVIEHKMFANTEELLPVISFNAKASASDQRKHEDFVDRMVTRGYTEKQVRLLSEWYLRVRKSQ
- a CDS encoding YeaH/YhbH family protein, which gives rise to MSYFIDRRPNARNKSAVNRQRFLKRYRAHIKRAVEESVNRRSITDMERGEKVSIPSRDISEPSFQHGPGGRRTIVSPGNKQFAEGDRLRRPSGGAGGGGSGEGQASNQGEGVDEFVFTLSREEFLDFVFDGLALPHLERKQLRVLEETRPVRAGISREGVPARINIVRSMREAQARRIGMRAPLKRALREAQEALAEEERQDPVLRNPARIDELKSEIERLEKRISSIPFLDTYDLRYNHLTRQPMPSNQAVMFCVMDVSGSMTQAHKDIGKRFFLLLYLFLERNYEKVELVFVRHHTVAKEVDEEEFFYSRETGGTIVSSALTLVDRIIEARYSPEQWNLYVAQASDGDNWDDDSATCLKLLDESLMAKLQYFTYVEITPHAHQALWDAYATIKTAYPERFAMEQIVQAEDIYPVFRELFRQRTES
- a CDS encoding SpoVR family protein, encoding MTRRKPIATGSDWNFETLERYEQAIAELAREYRLDTYPNQIEIITSEQMMDAYASVGMPVGYHHWSFGKQFLSVEQAYRRGQMGLAYELVINSDPCIAYLMEENSLMMQVLVIAHACYGHNSFFKGNYLFQTWTDASAIVDYLVFARKYVAQCEERHGVEAVEQLLDACHALQNYGVDRYKRPSPISAEAEARRQEEREAYLQTQVNTLWSTIPERAAPLADHLLPDSENDPLGLHRHGRYPSEPQENLLYFLEKNAPLLEPWQREIVRIVRKLAQYFYPQRQTQVMNEGWATFWHYTLMNRLYDDGLIDEGLMLEFLQSHTSVVSQPDYDSPYFGGINPYALGFAMFSDIQRICQAPTHEDREWFPDIAGSDWLDTLHFAMHNFKDESFIQQFLSPKVIRDLKLFSLVDDDRDDSLQIEAIHDDRGYRRIREALSVQYALSAREPNIQVWEADIRGDRSLTLRHVQDRRRPLGQSLFPVLRHLHQLWGFPVKLESIENGDTVRRYQWPIPESGRESA